The Bartonella birtlesii IBS 325 genome has a window encoding:
- a CDS encoding YdcF family protein, whose amino-acid sequence MIQDTSKLSFKKYNLYHPWRRLFRYFPPTALILLIIVLLFCIGFIIFSEKTERLQPPNPLPKADAIIVLTGGENRIETGLNLLRKKLGSRLLISGVNTTTNLKSFMHSTYITPQLFTCCVDIGYKATNTKGNAEESAIWIKKHHYKTVYIVTHDYHMWRSIRELKHLMPNINFIAYPVKKNGDESMIQQINQTRILAFQYIKTIEVYIRTAF is encoded by the coding sequence ATGATACAAGACACTTCCAAACTCTCTTTTAAAAAGTATAACCTATACCACCCATGGCGCCGCTTGTTTCGCTACTTTCCTCCAACAGCACTTATCCTTTTGATAATCGTTCTGCTCTTCTGTATTGGTTTTATTATTTTTTCTGAAAAAACCGAGCGACTTCAACCGCCAAATCCTTTACCCAAAGCTGATGCAATCATTGTTCTGACAGGAGGAGAAAACCGCATAGAGACAGGACTTAATCTTTTACGAAAAAAACTTGGTTCACGGCTTTTAATCAGTGGAGTAAATACAACCACCAATCTGAAAAGTTTCATGCACAGCACATATATTACGCCCCAGCTTTTTACCTGTTGCGTCGATATCGGGTATAAAGCCACGAATACCAAAGGAAATGCCGAAGAAAGCGCTATTTGGATCAAAAAACACCATTATAAAACAGTGTATATAGTTACCCATGATTACCACATGTGGCGCTCAATACGTGAACTCAAACACTTAATGCCTAATATCAATTTTATTGCTTATCCTGTTAAAAAAAACGGTGATGAAAGCATGATACAACAGATCAATCAAACCCGAATTCTTGCATTTCAATATATCAAAACCATTGAAGTATACATAAGAACGGCATTCTAA
- a CDS encoding cell division protein FtsX: MNKPFPIFTSNQKNTTAIIPSSNISRQALVAVIAIMTFLSSLTLISVDLVQRAAYSWSHQISYEATIQIRPMENVDIEKSLHDAVTLVKTFHGVEDATIVDQTATEKLLEPWLGTGFNLNELPLPRLIIVTLKDKEEIDFYAINQAIKTQIPGGQFDDHRIWVKRFTTMAHTTVLIGFAILILVLGSLILTIIFATRNALAENAHIINVLYFLGTETLFIARQFDWHFFKTALRGALYGGIISAVLFLIFAFWTNYNLGKVEVSQITALLGHLSISSLPYGKIIGLIVFVSFLTMFTNRMTILAQLKKMDQCENGLF; encoded by the coding sequence ATGAATAAGCCTTTCCCTATTTTTACCAGCAATCAAAAAAACACCACGGCTATTATTCCCAGCAGCAATATTTCTAGGCAAGCACTGGTTGCAGTCATTGCTATTATGACATTTCTCTCAAGTCTCACATTAATCAGTGTTGATTTAGTTCAACGTGCAGCTTATAGCTGGAGTCATCAAATTAGCTATGAAGCAACCATTCAAATACGCCCCATGGAAAATGTTGATATCGAAAAATCTCTTCATGATGCAGTAACATTGGTTAAAACATTTCATGGTGTAGAAGATGCAACAATTGTTGACCAAACAGCCACAGAAAAATTGCTCGAGCCATGGCTTGGAACAGGTTTTAATTTAAATGAATTGCCCCTTCCCCGTCTCATCATCGTTACCCTAAAAGACAAGGAAGAAATTGATTTTTATGCCATCAATCAAGCAATCAAAACACAAATTCCAGGAGGTCAGTTTGACGATCACCGTATTTGGGTCAAGCGTTTTACAACCATGGCTCATACCACTGTTTTGATTGGTTTTGCAATTTTAATACTGGTTTTAGGCTCATTGATACTCACCATTATTTTTGCTACACGCAATGCACTGGCAGAAAATGCACATATTATCAATGTGTTATATTTTCTTGGCACAGAAACCCTTTTCATTGCGCGACAATTTGACTGGCATTTTTTTAAAACTGCGCTGCGTGGTGCATTATATGGTGGTATCATAAGCGCAGTTCTCTTTCTTATTTTTGCTTTTTGGACAAACTATAACTTAGGGAAAGTAGAAGTGAGTCAAATAACCGCTTTACTTGGACATCTTTCCATAAGTTCTCTGCCTTATGGAAAAATCATTGGTCTCATAGTTTTTGTTTCTTTTCTCACCATGTTTACAAACCGCATGACCATTCTTGCACAACTTAAAAAAATGGATCAATGCGAAAACGGCCTCTTTTAA